Proteins from a genomic interval of Medicago truncatula cultivar Jemalong A17 chromosome 3, MtrunA17r5.0-ANR, whole genome shotgun sequence:
- the LOC25489224 gene encoding F-box protein SKIP19 produces the protein MDAFTEIAKDESTRKPNWLELPIELTKNILWWNVCKDIQMRLAINMSNISPFPFDFRCLEKICRYAIDLGCDQVEDIDIELFGTDDFLNYMVGRASHLRRLQLFNCNEVSETVLIGSVENFSLLEELDISFNEFSDNSLEVIGRCCPLLKSLHFERVSYSGYDAAFSVGKTMPGLRHLSFSGIHFLDDNGLLAILNGCPLLESLDLRKYILPRLSQNWEKDAMSDSRIYDFQSSFLKMIWMLIMSIS, from the exons ATGGACGCGTTTACAGAGATAGCAAAAGATGAGAGCACAAGAAAGCCAAACTGGCTTGAACTTCCAATAGAATTGACGAAGAACATACTCTGGTGGAACGTTTGCAAGGATATTCAAATGCGGCTTGCCATTAACATGAGTAATATCAGCCCTTTTCCATTTGATTTTCGCTGTTTGGAGAAGATTTGTCGCTATGCCATTGATCTAGGTTGCGATCAAGTGGAAGATATTGATATCGAGTTATTTGGGACCGATGACTTCCTCAACTATATGGTTGGTAG GGCAAGTCACTTACGAAGGCTACAACTTTTTAACTGTAATGAAGTTTCAGAAACAGTGTTGATTGGTTCTGTGGAAAACTTTTCCTTATTAGAGGAGCTTGACATTTCATTCAATGAGTTTTCTGACAATTCTCTTGAAGTTATTGGTCGATGCTGCCCTCTTTTGAAGTCGCTACATTTTGAGAGGGTTTCATATAGTGGTTATGATGCAGCATTTTCTGTTGGAAAAACAATGCCCGGGCTACGCCATCTTTCATTTTCTGGAATTCATTTTCTTGACGATAATGGGTTGCTTGCCATTCTTAATGGTTGCCCTCTTCTTGAATCTCTTGATCTGCGAAAGTACATTTTACCTCGTTTGAGTCAAAATTGGGAAAAAGATGCCATGAGCGACTCAAGGATTTACGACTTCCAAAGTTCttttttgaagatgatttgGATGTTGATTATGTCCATAAGCTAA